GAGAATAATCAAGCAGTATATATCAATGGTTCTAAAAAGTTTAATGAAAAATGGAATGGACAGTTAGGATTGAGAATGGAAAACACTCAAACTAAAGGAATATCAAACGTGTTAAATCAGACAAATACTAATGATTATATTAGGGTTTTTCCTACTTTATATATTAGTTATAAAATGAATGAGAAAAACAATTTTTCTTTTAACTATGGAAGGAGAATAAGCAGACCTTTATATTATCAATTAAATCCAGCGAGAACATATATTAGTAATGTTAATTTTATAGAAGGGAATCCTCAATTAAAACCTTCATTTACTGATAATTTAGAGTTTATTCATACTTATAAAAGTAATTGGATTACAACTTTATTTTTTAGTGTAGAGAATGATGGATTTGGGGAAATAGCTGATATTGACGATACTACTAATGAGCAATTTTTTAAGCATCAGAATTTCTATACCCATTACAATTATGGAATATCTGAATATTACACTTTTGATAAGCTCTCATGGTGGGAAAGTCAAAATAGTGTATACTTAATAGGAAATAAAACAAATTTATCTATTTCAGAAGGAATCATAGCTAAGCCTCAAAACGGATTTAGATTTTATGGATCAACAAATAATACCTTCACTTTAAACTCTAAAAGAACAATTAAAGCCCAAATAAATTATTGGTATAGTTCAGCATTCAAGAATAATCTATTTGAATATAGTGAGAGTCATGAGTTAGATCTAGCACTAAAGTTTAATATCTCAAAAAATAGTTGGCAATTATCAATGGGAGTATATGATATATTTAATACAAGCCCTAGAAAATCGACTTCTTTTACTAATAATATTAAACAAACCCAAAAGATGTTTCCAAGTAATAGGAATTTTAGAGCGACATTGACTTACAATTTCGGAAATAAAAAAGTAAGAGTAAATCAAAGAAATTTTGGTAATGAAGAAGAAAAAGGAAGGGCCGGAAATTAAAAAATAAAAATAATGGAGAATAAGATAGTAAAGGTTTTTCTCCTGCATTTTGCAGGAGGAAGCTCGTACTCGTTTGATTTTTTGAGACCATTTTTGCCTAATTGTTTTGAATTTATTCCTTTAGAACTACCAGGAAGGGGAAAAAGAATTGGAGAAGAGTTAATCAAAAATAAAGAGGTAGCTATAGAGGATTATGTGAAACAAATTAAGCTTTTACACGAAGGTGTACCGTTTATAATTTTTGGTCACAGTATGGGAGCAGATTTAGGTTTTTATGTAACAAAAGAATTAGAAAAAAGTTTCCTGTTTCCTGAATATTTATTTGTATCAGGGAACCCTGGTCCTCAAAAAGAAGCTCATGATTTGAAAAATCAAAAATCAAAAAAAACTCGATATAAATTAAGTGATGATGATTTAAAAGAAGAGTTAAGAAAAATAGGAGGAATGCCAGAGGAAGTCCTTCAAGATGACGATATTTTTGATTTTTTTAAACCCATTATTAGAGCAGACTTTCAAGTTCTAGAAGATGAAAATACACTATCAAAAGATATAGTGATTAAAAGCCCTATACATGCTTTCATGGGAGATGAAGAGGAACACGCGTCCAGAATTGATAACTGGAAAAATCATACATTATCAAGTTTTAATAGCTCTTTGTTTAAAGGGAATCATTTTTTTATATATGATTATCCAGAAAACATTTCAGTAATTATTAAAAAAGCTTTAAGTAACGTTCTTATTAGCAGCTAGTAACTTAGATTATAGATTTAAGTATAATCAATCACCATCTACTAAAAACCATAGTTATTTCTCTATAACTTTCTTCAAAAAAAATGTAGGAAACTACAGTTTACTTGGAACTTTCTTGTTTAAAAAATTGTTAAAAAAACATAAAAGATTCAAGGAAGAGACATCAAAATAAATAAACGGAATTATAAAATCACTTAAGTGGTATAGTATCACGTATCACTTTTTTTAACTAAAAATTAAAAAAAATAGAATGTTAAAACTTAAACCAAAAAATATCATTTTTTTGATATTATATGCTTTGCCTAATACAATATTAAGCTTTGGAATTGTATATATAATAAACAATGTATTAGCAGGAAAAGAAGATTTTCTACATGATTACATGGGGATTGTTTTCCTATCTCTTGTAATTTATACTTACCTATTAAATGTGGTATATCAAAAATGGCTAAACAAATTTTCCTTCAATTTACTTTATGCTAATGAAAAGAAAGTTTTTGATCATATAATAAAAGCGCCTTTACTCAAATTAGAAAAGTTTGGATCAAAACGCTTTTTTACTGTTGTTGAAGACTTAAGAACATTTGCAATGCTACCTTACACAATAACTCATACAATCAATTCATTATTAATGCTGGTATTGTGTTTAGTTTATATGTTCACACTATCTATAGTTTCAGCATTAATAGTTATTGGATTAATTATTGTTGTGGCAGCTTGTTATTTTATAGTAATGAACTCAATGTCTAAAAAAGTAGCTGCTTTAAGAGAATATAATGAACATTATTATCAATATGTTGATGATGTAATGAAAGGATTTAAAGAACTTAAACTAAGTTTTTTTAGAAGAAAAAACTTAATGAATAGATTTTTAATCCCAAATAGAAATGAAGCTAGAGATTTAGATTTTCGAATTAATTACATCTTTTTGTCTATTAACCTAATAAGCCAATATGGGCTATATTTTGTAATAGCAGCTATTTTGTTTGTGCTCCCTGAGTTTGAATTATTAAAAAGAGATGATGTAATTTCATATGTTGTTATAATCTTATTTATATCAGGACCTATAAATAACTTAATCAATTTGCAGCAAATGTATACACGCTTTTTAGTTGCTAATTCAAGAATTAAAAAGTTTATGCAAGATTTTGCTGTAGTGAAAAAGGATGAAAACAACATTCAAATAATGCCAGATAATGATTTTAAATCTGTAAAGTTTAATGATATCTCATTTTCTTATAATGATGAAAAAAGTGACTCAACATTTTCTTTAGGTCCCATTAATATGGAAATAAATAAAGGAGAAACTATATTTATTGTAGGAGGTAATGGTTCAGGTAAAAGTACATTTATAAATGTTTTAACAGGATTGTATAACTCAACAGAAGGAGAAATATATTTGAATGACTCTAAAGAGTTAGGAGGAAAAGAAAAATTACAAAATATGATAGCGGCTGTTTTTACAGATAATCATATTTTTTCACATAATTACGAGGATTATGAGATAGAGAATAATGAGGAGTATCTTAGTTTGTTAGAAACAATGAAGTTAGATAAAGTCATTGAAGATGATAAAGATGCGTCAGCTAGAAGGCAGTTCTCAAAAGGACAGAGTAAAAGAATGTCTTTAATATTTGCTATCCTAGAAAAAAAGCCAATTTTAGTTCTTGATGAATGGGCTGCCGATCAAGATCCTCATTTTAGAAAATTCTTTTACGAAGAGTTAATTCCAAGGTTAAAAGATTCTGGAAAAACAATCATTGCTGTTACACACGATGATGCATATTTTCAACAAGCTGATAGAATTATTAAGTTTGATTATGGAAAAATAGTGAAAGACGTTACAGTCAATAAAGAAGCTATGTTGACAGAAAATCTCTGGGCTTAATAAAGCATTATTTGCCAAGAAATATCACATTAATTTATCACAACTTATTTCTAAATTAAAAATGAAATTGACACTTCCACAACAAGATGTCTATTTTGAGCAATTGTTATATACAAATGACCCTATATATAACATAGGAGCTAAAATAGTCATTGACGGACCAATTATATATGAGATTTTAAATGGAGCATATAAAGGGCTTATAAATCAACATGATGCTTTTAGGACTAGAATTTTTGCTAATGAAGATCAAGTATCTTTTGAAATACAAGAAGGTTTTGAAGAAGATTTGAAGTTTCTTGATTTTTCCTATATGGTGAATGCAAATGAAGAAGCTATTAGTTATATGGATAATTCATTTGCAATAAGTTTTGATTTAACAAAAAATGAATTATTACATGAGTTTGTTTTAATTAAAGTTTCAGATACATTTTATTATTTGTTTTCAAAGTATCATCACATAATTACTGATGGTTGGGGAACATCTTTAATGTTTCAAAGACTGGTTAAAAATTATAATGAGCTATTAGATAGTAACCAGCTTCTTTCAAGTTACCCATATTCATATACAAATTTTGTAAGTGATGATAGATTATATGAAAATTCTGAAGACTTTAAAAAAGACGAAAGTTATTGGATAGATAGATTTAAAACATTACCCAAGCGTTTTTTAGAAAAAAATAAAATAAATAAAGGATTGAATGAGAGTAAGAGACAGGATTTATATATAAAAAGGGAAACATATTCGAAATTAGAAAAGATAGCAAAATCTAATAATTGTTCTACTTTCCATGTAATCTTAGGGGTGTTTTATCTTTATTTTTCAAAGAAGCATGAAATAAATGATTTTGCAATTGGATTGCCAGTATTGAATAGAGGAAAATCTATGTTTAAAAAAACAGTTGGACTTTTTATGGGAGTTTCAGCTCTAAGAATGAAGATAGATTCAGAATTTACGTTTGAAGAATTAATAAAAGAAATTAAATCTCAACTTAGAAAAGATTATAGGCATCAGCGCTTTCCAATGGGGAAAATAGTTCAAAAACTAAAGGCTTTTGAAGAAAAGGATAGGATATATAATGTAACACTATCGTATGAAAAACAAAATTATTCAGATCATTTTAGAAATACTAGTACTCGTGTTATTCCAATGACTCATAAATCTGAACGCGTTGCTTTGGCAGTGTACATAAGAGAGTTTGATAAGGATGAAGATGTTAAGGTTGATTTTGATTATAATTTAAACTATTTCGACAATTATACAGTATCTCAGGTAGTAAAACATTTTGAAAAGCTGATTTATGAAGTAATCAAATATCCAAATAGTAAGTTGAATACTTTTAATTTTCTAACTAATGAAGAGGAAGAGTTACTAGACTCTTTTAATCAAACTGATTTTGAGTATCCTAAAAAGGAAACGTTTTTGTCAATAGTAAAAGAAAGAGCCAAAGAAAAACCTGATAAAATAGCTATTAGAGACGAGTATAACTCATACTCGTTTGAAGATTTAGAATATTTATCCGATGCAATAGCAGAATCTATAACTAAACTAAATATAGAAAAATCACCTATAGCTGTTTTAATGCCTAGGTCAGCAAAAATGCTAGTAACGTTTTTAGGTGTTTTGAAATCAGGGAATTCCTACATTCCATTAGATCCAGAGTTTCCAGAAAAAAGATTAAATTATATTTTGGAACATAGTGGTGCATCTTATGTTTTAGGAACTAAAGAAACAAAAAAGGAAAACTTAACGCATAGTCATTTTTTAGATGTAGAAGAGTTTTTCATAAAAGAGAATAGTTTTAAAGTTTCTAAATCAAGTAAAATAATTGCTCCAAATGAGACTGCCTATATTATATATACTTCTGGATCAACAGGTAACCCTAAAGGAGTAGAAATAAGCCATAAGTCACTTTTAAATTTCTTAATTAGTATTAGAAATAATCAAAATTTTACCTCAGAGGATGTCCTTTTTTCAGTAACAACCCAGTCTTTTGATATTTCAATTTTAGAGTTTTATGCGCCATTAATAAGTGGTGCCTCTGTTTATATAGCTAATAAAAGAGTGCTTAACGAACCAAAAATCTTAAAAGAAAAGATAAAAGAGGTAGGCACAACATTAATTCAAGGCACCCCTAGTTTCTATCAATTTTTACTTAATTCTGGATGGCAGGGCAATAAAAGTATAAAGGCGTTATGTGGAGGGGATTTACTAAGTAATAAATTAACGAGTAAATTATTAGAAAACTTTTCTGAGGTTTGGAATATGTATGGGCCAACAGAAACAACGATATGGTCAAGTGCAAAAAAAATAGAAAAAGAAGATGATGCAAATAATATTGGTAAACCAATAAACAATACAAAATTCTTTATTTTAAATAAAAACTTAGAAAGAGTTTCAATTGGTGTTTTAGGATCAATATATATAGGAGGAGATGGTTTAGCAAAAGGTTATTATAAAAACAAAGAGCTAAGTAAAAAGAAGTTTATTATAAGTCCTTTTAATGCAAAAGAGAGAATCTATGAGACTGGAGATATGGGTAAGTGGAATAAAGAAGGAGAAATATTTTTCCATGGAAGAAATGATTTTCAAGTTAAGGTTAGAGGCTATCGTATAGAAACAGGAGAGATAGAATGTAAATTAAACGAGTTAGAAAAAATAGATTCATCTGTTGTTTTAGCTAAAGAATTAGAGAATCAAGAATCATATCTAATTGCTTTTGTATCATTAAAAAGAGGAGTTACATTAGATACAAAAACGATAAAAGAGAAATTAAGAGAAACTCTACCAGAATATATGATTCCTTCTATGATATTGAAAGTGGATGAGTTTCCTTTAACACCAAATAATAAAGTAGATAGAAAAAAATTACTGAGCTTAGAAGTAAATCATAAAATTATAAAAGAGGAAATTGGTATTGAAACTGAAATGACCAATAAATTAAATGAGTACTTCAGGTTAGTGTTAGGGTTGAAAAGAAAAATTAGTTTACAAGAAAACTTTTTTTCTCTAGGAGGGCATTCTATCAATGCTGTCAGGTTGTCTAGTATTATTGAAAAAGAGCTTAATGTGAATGTTAGTTTGAAAGATATTTTCAATAATTCTACTATTCAAAAGTTGTCTTTATTTATAGAAAATCAAAAAGAAGGTAAAGCAAATAAGATTCCTCTTACTGAAGAAAAAGACAATTACCCATTAACTTTTCCTCAATATAGCATATGGTTAGCGTCTCAAAATGAAGCAATATCTAAGGCGTATAATATGAATGCTGTATATGAGATTTTTGGAGATATAAATAAGTCTGCTTTGGAGTCTTCACTCAAGAAGTTAATTGAAAAATATGAAATACTCCGAACTAATTTTATTGAGATAAATGGAGAGCCAAGACAAAAAATAAATTTAGAAAAAGAATTTCATCTCGAAGAAAAAAAAATAATAGAAGAAGAGATTAACGACTTTATATTGGATTATGTAAATAGAGAATTTAAATTTGAGAAAGATGTCTTAATTCGTGGGGTAATCTTAAATACTTCCGCTAGAAAGTACTTTATATTTTCTGGGCACCATTTAATATTAGATGGATGGTCTATGGAAGTTTTAATAAAAGAGATATTAACAAATTATAAATCTAATCTGGTAGGGGCAAATTCTAATCAAGAAAAACTACCTATTCAATTTAAAGATTATAGTGTTTGGCAAGAGAATATAAAAAAGAAAAATATAGAAAAGAGAGAAAATTATTGGAAGGAATATTTGAACGGTTACTCTTGGAAATCAATAATTCCCCAAAAGAATGGAATTCAAAGTGGTTTGAATAAAGCCGATGAGTTTAGTTTTAAAATTGATTTAGAACAAAAAATAATAATAAGTGATTATTTAAAAGAACAAGAACTAACATTACACTCTTTTTTAGTTGGAGCATTCAATATACTTCTTTATAAATTATATAATCATACAGATGTGTGTATTGGAGTAGTAAACTCAGGAAGAGGAAAAGCTGAGTTAAATAATCAGTTAGGTATGTTTGTAAAGACATTGCCACAAAGGACAAGAATTGATGAGAAAAAAAGTATAAATAATTTTTTAAAGGAAATACAGTATGATTTATTGAAAGAAGATGATTACCAAAATTTACCTGAAATTATTTATAAAGATTTAAATTTTGAGGTTTTAATAGCTATACAAGCACCATCGTTTAATTATAGTAGTATAGAAGTTACTTCTGGATTAACTCTTAAAGAATATCAAATTTCATCATCTTATACTAGGGTGCCACTTCTGTTAAATTTTATCCAAAATTCTGAAGGAATTATAGCAACGTTTGAATATAACGAGGCTATTTATGAAAGGAATACAATAGAATTACTAGCATTAAGATATAAAGCGCTTATTGCCAATTTAATTAGTAATACTGACACTATAGTTGATAAGCTAGATGCTTGTCTAGAATTTGAAAAAGAACCAATAATAGATATAGAATTTAATTTTTAATAAAGAAAATGAAATTACAAAGAACAATAATATTAGTAATAGTTTTTAATATTCTTTCTTTTACAATAGTAAATGCTCAAAGCGTAAGAAAAGAAGAAAGAGAATCACCTTTTCCTAATTCAAAATTTTTAGAAGGAGAAAATATTCAATGGGGAAATCTCATAGTACCTGAGAATTGGGAAGTATTAAAAGGAGAGGTTAAAATTGCTTACTCTGTTTTACAAAACAAAAAGAGAAATAATAACTCTGAAGCAGTTGTATTTATACAAGGAGGTCCAGGAGCAAGTGGAACAGAAACCATTTGGCAATGGGTAAATCATCCTATTAGAGAGGATAAAGATATCATCCTTTTTGATATAAGAGGAACAGGACTATCAGAACCAAGACTTTGTCCTGATTTAGGAAAGAAAATACTTGAAATTTTGAGTGAAAATCAAAGTGAAGAAGAGGATGAGAAAGAAAAGATAAACGCAGTAATTTCTTGTAAAACAGCTTTAATAAGCAAAGGAATAGATATATCGTCATACAATAGCTTGTCAGTAGCGAAGGATATGAATGCACTTAAAGCGTCTTTAGGGTATAAAAAATGGTCCGTTTATGGGGTTTCTTATGGTACTCATGTAGCTCAGGTTTACGCTAGTAATTATCCAAATGATGTTGAATCATTAATTTTAGATTCCCCCATTTCTAGTATAAGCAGTTATTACGAGAAAAATACTGATGGTTTTATGAACAGCTTGTTAAAAGTTTTCAAAAAATGCAAAGATGATCCAGCATGTAATTCTAGGTATAACAATATAGAAACCATGTTTTTCGATGTAATAAGAGATTTAGAAACTAATCCAATTACTGTAAAAGTCGATGCTAAGTTTTTAAAATCTGGAAAGTTTACATTTAATTCAGAAGACTTCAAAGTAGTTATACAACAAGCCCTTTATCATAAACAAATGATTGAGATTGTTCCGTTATTAATTTCTCAGTTTAAAGAAAGAAATAAAAAAGCTTTAAGTAACCTAGTTCCTTCTTTCGCAAGTTTGTTAAGCATGGATTATGGCGTTTATTATTGCTTTAGCTGTGAAGAGATTTTACCATTAAATAGTATTTCTAAATTTAATAAAGAATCATATAAATACAAAGGACTCGATGGCGGGGTAGCATTTTATGAATCCGATTTCAAGGTATGTGAAAAATGGGGTGAAATAGAAAAGGATAGCCTTTTTAAGGTGAATAATTCTACCAAAAACCTAAAAATAAATATACCAACAATCATAATTTCTGGAGAGTACGACCCAATAACTCCATCTACTAATGGAAGTGAGTTAAAAGCAAAATTAACAGAATCGAAATTTTTAGAAATTCCCACTTATGGACATTCTGCAAGTTTTACCAAAAAAGGAACTAAATTAGTTAGTGACTTTTTATCTGATAAAGAGATTAAAAGCGATGCAAAACTTTTTTCAGATATAAAACCAGTTTATTTAGTGAATGACATAACTATTAATTCAGGAGTGTTTGAAATGGGAAATAGTTTTAATAATCTAGATCCTGTTTTTTTATCGCCATTGGTAATTGCGCTTATACTAATGGTCTTTTTTATAATTAATTATACTATAAAAATCTTTAAAAAAGAGTATTCAAAAAGAGCAGATAGTATTATTCGCTTTATGGGGGTTTTTACTTCCATAATAGGGATTCTATGCTTTGTTTTATTATTGAAAGGAATGAATGAAACTGCAGCGAATAATTATTTTATTTTAGCTTTTGGGCTGCCAAGTAGTTTTGATTATGTATTCACAGGAATTACTGTTTTTGCCTTTCTTTTGATTCTTTCTTTTGCTTACTATTTTTTAAAATTAAAATCGATAAGAGATAGAAGTATTGTTTTTTCCTTACTGTTTTCAAATCTTTTGTGCATTGTTTATCTAATGTATTGGGGAATAATATAGTTTAATACTAAGAAATAATATTATGAATAACATGATTTTAAAGGAAAGATATAATTCTTTTACTAGAAATAGAATTATAAAAGAAAAAACAGTAAAAACAAATAATGATTTAGTCCCGGAGATTTTTCATAATTATGATGTGCCTATTAGTACATGGCCAGTTCTTTTAGATAAAAGTCAAAAGAAGCTTAAAAAAATAGTAAATGAAAGAAGTATATAATAAAGCGAGCTATAAAAACTCTATTCTAGGAGAGTTTCATGAAGAGTTTACAGAAAACAAAAAAGTGTCTTCTCCAAGACTTAACATAAATGAGATAAACAAAGAAGAAATTCCAGATTTATTTAAAAATTATGATTATGAGGTGTGTTCATGGCCAATTATAATAGATAGTTATAAATCAAGTCTATTAGAAGAATTAACGTTTAAAATTCCAAAATTAATATCTAAAATACCCGAGTTATATTTTAAAAATGATATTAAAAAGATAGCAGACTATTATTATGAAGGAAATCAAATTATGGCCCAATTAGGATTAATCTCTCTCCAGATGAATCCAAACTCAAGTATAAGACTTGATTTGAGTTTGCCAGAAACTGACTTTAAAGTGTTAGAGGTAAATGCGGGCTCTTTATTGGGAGGTTTTGAATTGAGTAGTTTTGAGAGTGTATTAAGAGATTTACATCCTTCATTTTTAAATTTTCCAAGGGAAAAATTTAAGTCTTACAATGTGCAGCAAAAATATTTTCAGTTTTTAATTAATGAAGTCCTTAATTATACTGGAGAAAAGAATGAAGTAAATATTTTTATAGGGCTGACAGATAAAGAAGATTCGGTAAGACAAAATGCAATGAAGTTTATTAACGGTTTAGTGAAAAAAGAATTTACAAAATTTAAAATAAAAGGGAAAGCATTTACGGGAGATGTTTCAGAGCTAAAAAATGAAAATGGAGCTGTAACTTATAGGGGAATCCCAATTCACGGAATAACATTACTAGGAAAGAATATTCCATTAGATAAAACTATATATAGAAGTTTTATACAAAAAAAAGTGTACTTAACAACACATTTTGGATATGCTATTTTAGGAGATAAAAGGAGTCTAGTATTATTAAGAAAACTTGCGTTACAAAATAGCTTTAGCAAAGAAGAAAACGAACTAATTTTAAGAAGTATTCCGTTTACTGAAAGTTTAAGTGAAAAAATAACTGTTTTTAAAGGTAAGGAATATGATGTATTGGAGTTGATTAAAGAGCAAAAAAATAACTTTGTAATAAAAGATGCTGTTGGAGCTCAGGGTGATAATGTTTTTATTGGTGAATTTGAGACGGAGAAAAGTTGGAATGAGATAATTAACTTAGGACTTGAGAAAAACTATATTATTCAAGAATATTGTGCTTCAAAAAACTACTTGGCTCCAAATAAAAATAATTTATGGGTTGATCATAAACTAATTTGGGGGGCGTTTGGTTTTGGCGAAGAATATGGTGGTGTTTGGGGAAGGCTTTCTGAGACAATAAATGATGTTGGTGTGATTAATTCAGCTAAAGGAGCCGTAGAGGCTATTATTTTTGAGTATAACTAAAGGTAAAAGCTCTAAAAACAAAAGAAATAAAAATGACTATAAATAAATCAATTTCAATCTTATCAAGTAAGCATAACTCTTTTATAGAAAGCAAAAGAAAACTAACTGAATCGAGAATAAATACAAATTTAGAAGAAATAGATCCTGTTTTTCGTGAATATGAATACCCTGTTTGTTCTTGGCCTGTTTTAATAGAGCCAGATGATGTTCAGAGTTTAGAAGAAATGTGTTTAAAAATCCCTAAACTGCTATCACAAGTACCTGAATTATATTTTAAAAATGATGTGTCAAGAATAGCACAGTTTTACTATGATAACAATTACATGCTGGCTGAGTTTGGCATGATGTGCTATCAAAAAAAATTGGCGACAAGCTCAAGACTTGATTTGGCGAGAACAAGTAAAGGTTTTAAGATATTAGAAGTAAACATGGGACCTTCATTAGGAGGTTTTCAAGTTCAGAGTTTTGAGAAAGTAATAAGAAGTCTTCACAATAATTTACTTCAAGATAACTCCAACACATACCATTGTAGAAATATTCAAACATCATATTTTAAGTTTTTAGTAGGAGAAATAGTAAAGCAAGTGTCTGAAATTGATAAAGATAGTGAGGTGAATATTTTTGTAGGAATGGACATGATAGGTGAAGACTTAACCATTAATACAATGAATTTTTTTAATAATTTATGGGAAGGTGAACTAAATTCTATTGGTTTAAAAGGAAAAGCAATAACAGGAAACTTAAATGATCTAGAGTATGTAAAAGGAAATATTTTGTATAAAAAAAATAGAATTCATGCCGTAACATTATTAAACAGTGATTTATACTTAAAACCAGAAGTATTTAGAGCTTATGTTTTAAATAACTTATATATAACTTCTCCAATTGATATTCAGATGATAGAAGATAAAAGAAATTTAGCAATTTTGAGAAATTTGGCAGAAGAGGAAAAATTCAAAGATGATGAAAATAAGCTTATTTTGGACTCAATACCTTATACGGAAATAGTAGAAGATAAAAATGTTTTTTATAAAGGTAAAGAGGTAAATCTTCCCCAGTTATTAAAAAATCAAAAAAATAACTTTGTAGTAAAAGACGCTACGGGTTCACAAGGGAAAAATGTTTTTGTAGGAAAGTTTATGAGTGCAAAAGAATGGGAAGAAGCTATAAGCTATGCAGTTAAAAATACAAAGTATATTGTTCAAGAATTTTGTGATTCGATTGATTTTATAGCTCCA
The nucleotide sequence above comes from Tenacibaculum singaporense. Encoded proteins:
- a CDS encoding thioesterase II family protein → MENKIVKVFLLHFAGGSSYSFDFLRPFLPNCFEFIPLELPGRGKRIGEELIKNKEVAIEDYVKQIKLLHEGVPFIIFGHSMGADLGFYVTKELEKSFLFPEYLFVSGNPGPQKEAHDLKNQKSKKTRYKLSDDDLKEELRKIGGMPEEVLQDDDIFDFFKPIIRADFQVLEDENTLSKDIVIKSPIHAFMGDEEEHASRIDNWKNHTLSSFNSSLFKGNHFFIYDYPENISVIIKKALSNVLISS
- a CDS encoding alpha/beta fold hydrolase; its protein translation is MKLQRTIILVIVFNILSFTIVNAQSVRKEERESPFPNSKFLEGENIQWGNLIVPENWEVLKGEVKIAYSVLQNKKRNNNSEAVVFIQGGPGASGTETIWQWVNHPIREDKDIILFDIRGTGLSEPRLCPDLGKKILEILSENQSEEEDEKEKINAVISCKTALISKGIDISSYNSLSVAKDMNALKASLGYKKWSVYGVSYGTHVAQVYASNYPNDVESLILDSPISSISSYYEKNTDGFMNSLLKVFKKCKDDPACNSRYNNIETMFFDVIRDLETNPITVKVDAKFLKSGKFTFNSEDFKVVIQQALYHKQMIEIVPLLISQFKERNKKALSNLVPSFASLLSMDYGVYYCFSCEEILPLNSISKFNKESYKYKGLDGGVAFYESDFKVCEKWGEIEKDSLFKVNNSTKNLKINIPTIIISGEYDPITPSTNGSELKAKLTESKFLEIPTYGHSASFTKKGTKLVSDFLSDKEIKSDAKLFSDIKPVYLVNDITINSGVFEMGNSFNNLDPVFLSPLVIALILMVFFIINYTIKIFKKEYSKRADSIIRFMGVFTSIIGILCFVLLLKGMNETAANNYFILAFGLPSSFDYVFTGITVFAFLLILSFAYYFLKLKSIRDRSIVFSLLFSNLLCIVYLMYWGII
- a CDS encoding cyclic peptide export ABC transporter produces the protein MLKLKPKNIIFLILYALPNTILSFGIVYIINNVLAGKEDFLHDYMGIVFLSLVIYTYLLNVVYQKWLNKFSFNLLYANEKKVFDHIIKAPLLKLEKFGSKRFFTVVEDLRTFAMLPYTITHTINSLLMLVLCLVYMFTLSIVSALIVIGLIIVVAACYFIVMNSMSKKVAALREYNEHYYQYVDDVMKGFKELKLSFFRRKNLMNRFLIPNRNEARDLDFRINYIFLSINLISQYGLYFVIAAILFVLPEFELLKRDDVISYVVIILFISGPINNLINLQQMYTRFLVANSRIKKFMQDFAVVKKDENNIQIMPDNDFKSVKFNDISFSYNDEKSDSTFSLGPINMEINKGETIFIVGGNGSGKSTFINVLTGLYNSTEGEIYLNDSKELGGKEKLQNMIAAVFTDNHIFSHNYEDYEIENNEEYLSLLETMKLDKVIEDDKDASARRQFSKGQSKRMSLIFAILEKKPILVLDEWAADQDPHFRKFFYEELIPRLKDSGKTIIAVTHDDAYFQQADRIIKFDYGKIVKDVTVNKEAMLTENLWA
- a CDS encoding non-ribosomal peptide synthetase translates to MKLTLPQQDVYFEQLLYTNDPIYNIGAKIVIDGPIIYEILNGAYKGLINQHDAFRTRIFANEDQVSFEIQEGFEEDLKFLDFSYMVNANEEAISYMDNSFAISFDLTKNELLHEFVLIKVSDTFYYLFSKYHHIITDGWGTSLMFQRLVKNYNELLDSNQLLSSYPYSYTNFVSDDRLYENSEDFKKDESYWIDRFKTLPKRFLEKNKINKGLNESKRQDLYIKRETYSKLEKIAKSNNCSTFHVILGVFYLYFSKKHEINDFAIGLPVLNRGKSMFKKTVGLFMGVSALRMKIDSEFTFEELIKEIKSQLRKDYRHQRFPMGKIVQKLKAFEEKDRIYNVTLSYEKQNYSDHFRNTSTRVIPMTHKSERVALAVYIREFDKDEDVKVDFDYNLNYFDNYTVSQVVKHFEKLIYEVIKYPNSKLNTFNFLTNEEEELLDSFNQTDFEYPKKETFLSIVKERAKEKPDKIAIRDEYNSYSFEDLEYLSDAIAESITKLNIEKSPIAVLMPRSAKMLVTFLGVLKSGNSYIPLDPEFPEKRLNYILEHSGASYVLGTKETKKENLTHSHFLDVEEFFIKENSFKVSKSSKIIAPNETAYIIYTSGSTGNPKGVEISHKSLLNFLISIRNNQNFTSEDVLFSVTTQSFDISILEFYAPLISGASVYIANKRVLNEPKILKEKIKEVGTTLIQGTPSFYQFLLNSGWQGNKSIKALCGGDLLSNKLTSKLLENFSEVWNMYGPTETTIWSSAKKIEKEDDANNIGKPINNTKFFILNKNLERVSIGVLGSIYIGGDGLAKGYYKNKELSKKKFIISPFNAKERIYETGDMGKWNKEGEIFFHGRNDFQVKVRGYRIETGEIECKLNELEKIDSSVVLAKELENQESYLIAFVSLKRGVTLDTKTIKEKLRETLPEYMIPSMILKVDEFPLTPNNKVDRKKLLSLEVNHKIIKEEIGIETEMTNKLNEYFRLVLGLKRKISLQENFFSLGGHSINAVRLSSIIEKELNVNVSLKDIFNNSTIQKLSLFIENQKEGKANKIPLTEEKDNYPLTFPQYSIWLASQNEAISKAYNMNAVYEIFGDINKSALESSLKKLIEKYEILRTNFIEINGEPRQKINLEKEFHLEEKKIIEEEINDFILDYVNREFKFEKDVLIRGVILNTSARKYFIFSGHHLILDGWSMEVLIKEILTNYKSNLVGANSNQEKLPIQFKDYSVWQENIKKKNIEKRENYWKEYLNGYSWKSIIPQKNGIQSGLNKADEFSFKIDLEQKIIISDYLKEQELTLHSFLVGAFNILLYKLYNHTDVCIGVVNSGRGKAELNNQLGMFVKTLPQRTRIDEKKSINNFLKEIQYDLLKEDDYQNLPEIIYKDLNFEVLIAIQAPSFNYSSIEVTSGLTLKEYQISSSYTRVPLLLNFIQNSEGIIATFEYNEAIYERNTIELLALRYKALIANLISNTDTIVDKLDACLEFEKEPIIDIEFNF